From one Pseudopipra pipra isolate bDixPip1 chromosome 2, bDixPip1.hap1, whole genome shotgun sequence genomic stretch:
- the ZRSR2 gene encoding U2 small nuclear ribonucleoprotein auxiliary factor 35 kDa subunit-related protein 2, whose amino-acid sequence MAAPMLVAEPPLGKPSHQKYRAILKKEKRKKKRQALAKLRDSEATEKDESVSEEEEEEVEKEEEEEEEKKLEAERQKLHEQWLLREEKAQEEFKLKKEKEEAARKRQEEEERKIKEEWEEQQRKEREVAQQKQQEKKEREAAVQRMLDQAESQLENGVSWHNPEPPENLGTEKDRANCPFYIKTGSCRFGDRCSRKHNYPTSSKTLLVRGMFITFGMEQCRRDDYDTDASLEYSDEETYQQFLEFYEDVLPEFQNVGKVVQFKVSCNYEPHLRGNVYVQYQSEKDCQAALALFSGRWYAGRQLHCEFCPVTRWKTAICGLFERQKCPRGKHCNFLHVFKNPNNEFWEANRDIRISPERTNQLSKNSERRNRSSHRDDYYSRSRRRGSPSPDHSYRRNGESERKKNRRKNKRRRRSGRSRSRERRRSHSRGRKRRGRSRSRSHSRTRSRSRSRSSSRSRSRGKKRSSSRGKNSETPKTK is encoded by the exons AAAAGATGAATCTGTGtctgaggaagaagaggaggaagtggagaaagaggaggaagaagaagaagaaaaaaaacttgagGCAGAAAG ACAAAAACTACATGAGCAGTGGTtgctgagagaagaaaaggctcaaGAAGAGTTCaagctaaagaaagaaaaagaagaggctGCAAGAAAACggcaagaagaagaagag AGGAAGATCAAAGAAGAATGGGAAGagcagcaaagaaaagagagagaagtggCCCAGCAGAAGcaacaggagaagaaagagagagag GCAGCTGTGCAGAGGATGCTGGATCAAGCTGAAAGCCAG CTGGAGAATGGTGTGAGTTGGCATAACCCAGAGCCCCCAGAGAATCTGGGAACAGAGAAGGATAGAGCGAATTGCCCCTTCTATATTAAAACAGGTTCCTGCCGATTTGGAGACAG GTGTTCTCGCAAGCATAACTACCCAACATCCAGCAAGACACTCCTCGTCCGAGGGATGTTCATCACCTTTGGCATGGAGCAGTGCCGGAGGGATGACTATGACACAGATGCAAGTCTTGAGTACAGTGATGAGGAGACCTACCAGCAGTTCCTGGAATTCTATGAGGACGTGCTCCCTGAATTTCAGAATGTGGGGAAGGTTGTTCAGTTCAAG GTCAGCTGCAACTATGAGCCTCACCTGCGAGGAAATGTCTACGTCCAGTACCAGTC AGAGAAGGACTGTcaggcagccctggccctgTTCAGTGGACGATGGTATGCAGGCAGACAGCTTCATTGTGAATTCTGTCCTGTGACGAGGTGGAAAACTGCTATTTGTG GCTTATTTGAAAGGCAGAAGTGTCCAAGAGGGAAACACTGCAACTTTCTTCACGTAttcaaaaacccaaacaatgaGTTTTGGGAGGCCAACAGAGACATACGTATTTCTCCTGAACGGACTAATCAGTTGTCTAAAAACTCTGAAAGGAGAAACAGATCAAGCCATCGTGATGACTATTACAGCCGGTCCAGGAGAAGGGGCAGCCCGAGCCCGGATCATTCTTACCGGAGAAATGGAGAGTCCGAGAGAAAAAAGAACCGCCGCAAAAACAAGAGGCGGCGCCGATCGGGGCGGTCGAGGAGCCGGGAGAGGAGGAGGTCTCACAGCagggggagaaagaggagaggCCGCAGTCGCAGCAGAAGTCACAGTCGAACTCGCAGCCGGAGCAGAAGCCGGAGTTCCTCTCGATCCAGGAGCAGGGGTAAAAAGAGATcaagcagcagaggaaaaaatagtgAAACTCCCAAAACAAAGTGA